One stretch of Prunus persica cultivar Lovell chromosome G1, Prunus_persica_NCBIv2, whole genome shotgun sequence DNA includes these proteins:
- the LOC18789257 gene encoding proline-rich receptor-like protein kinase PERK2 isoform X1, translating into MFEKITLDRAQNSIIIDQFYCNRDHKCKTQASAVSVDDVKYIDFEGTSASEEAIKLDCDQNSSCHNIIMDRIKVTSDVPGKKIYASCNNAIGTSIGTIVPNVPCLKAGAEPTTYSPATPPQALPLPPTPLPSLPLPVTPPPSLSMPSIDQPSLPMLAEPSLALILPATPPPAPHLPDTPPASPPVLATPPPSPPMPATPPLALILPATPPPLTATSPPSLPMPATPLPILPPLAPPLPNKPRPTLPLPTTPPLARPLRNRPRPLPLPTMPSPAPPLPFTPLASLVPTLPPPALPATPQMSFKGYSVRPRAPVWY; encoded by the coding sequence ATGTTTGAGAAGATCACACTCGATAGAGCTCAAAATTCCATCATCATTGACCAGTTTTATTGTAATCGTGATCACAAATGCAAAACTCAGGCCTCGGCTGTGTCGGTGGATGATGTGAAGTACATTGATTTTGAAGGAACTTCTGCGAGTGAGGAGGCGATCAAATTAGATTGTGACCAGAATTCAAGTTGCCACAACATTATTATGGACCGCATCAAAGTTACCTCTGATGTTCCTGGTAAGAAGATTTATGCCTCTTGCAATAATGCTATTGGAACTTCCATTGGCACTATTGTGCCCAATGTACCTTGCCTCAAGGCAGGGGCAGAACCAACTACTTATTCGCCAGCTACGCCTCCACAAGCTCTGCCTTTGCCACCTACGCCTCTGCCATCTCTGCCTTTGCCTGTTACACCTCCGCCATCTCTGTCTATGCCGTCAATAGATCAGCCATCTCTGCCTATGCTGGCTGAGCCTTCATTAGCTCTAATTTTGCCAGCTACACCTCCGCCAGCTCCGCACTTGCCAGATACACCTCCGGCATCTCCGCCTGTGCTGGCTACACCTCCGCCATCTCCACCTATGCCGGCTACGCCTCCTCTAGCTCTAATTTTGCCAGCTACACCTCCGCCATTGACGGCTACGTCTCCGCCATCTTTGCCCATGCCAGCTACGCCTCTACCGATTCTGCCTCCCCTAGCTCCACCTTTGCCAAATAAGCCTCGACCAACTCTGCCTTTGCCAACTACGCCTCCGCTAGCTCGGCCTTTGCGAAATAGGCCTCGGCCTCTACCTTTGCCAACTATGCCTTCCCCGGCTCCACCTCTGCCATTTACACCCTTAGCTTCGCTAGTACCAACTCTGCCTCCCCCAGCTCTGCCAGCAACACCACAAATGTCCTTTAAAGGGTACTCAGTAAGGCCTAGGGCACCGGTGTGGTACTAG
- the LOC18789257 gene encoding probable polygalacturonase At3g15720 isoform X3, with the protein MDAIILNSSGLTHLNSARAHIAISNCNNVYVSHLTITALEDSPNTDGIDMSSSHYVFIQHSTIGTRDDCIAINGGCFDLNIANIVCGPGHGISLGANGQLEKVENVYVRDCSFSGTTGSRRGRANPGLGCVGG; encoded by the exons ATGGATGCGATCATCTTAAACTCCAGTGGACTTACTCATCTAAACAGCGCAAGAGCCCACATTGCTATAAGCAATTGCAACAATGTGTATGTCTCTCATCTCACCATAACCGCACTTGAAGACAGTCCAAACACTGATGGCATTGACATGTCAAGCTCACACTATGTCTTTATTCAACACTCTACCATTGGAACCCGCGATGACTGTATAGCCATAAACGGTGGCTGCTTCGATCTCAACATCGCCAACATCGTGTGCGGACCAGGCCATGGAATTAG CTTGGGAGCAAATGGGCAACTTGAGAAAGTGGAGAATGTGTATGTGAGAGATTGTAGTTTCAGTGGGACTACAGGATCAAGACGTGGCAGGGCGAATCCAG GCCTCGGCTGTGTCGGTGGATGA
- the LOC18789382 gene encoding ribose-phosphate pyrophosphokinase 4, with protein sequence MAATRAPLSSYQNPSSTPTLKSPPKPSYVAFEIKASTLRKKKKQNGIRCEIKSFENPHNWTIEPDTPIHVFHNPPEAQVAMASGSAVKKVKKVCLFYCAETKSLAQKVAAQSDAIELRSITWRKFDDGFPNIFIPNAHGIRGHHVAFLASFSSPSVIFEQLSVIYALPKLFISSFTLVLPFFPTGTSERMEDEGDVATAFTLARALSNIPISMGGPTSLVIYDIHALQERFYFGDNILPCFESGIPLLKSRLQQLPDSDNISIAFPDDGAWKRFHKQLQHFPTIVCAKVREGDQRIVRIKEGDARGRHVVIVDDLVQSGGTLIECQKVLAAHGAAKISAYVTHGIFPNRSWERFQRDNGGKPEHGLTYFWITDSCPLTVKDVMHNPPFEILSLAGSIAATLQI encoded by the exons ATGGCGGCCACTCGAGCCCCTCTGTCCTCATACCAAAACCCTAGCTCCACACCCACATTGAAATCTCCTCCCAAACCCTCTTATGTCGCTTTTGAAATCAAAGCCTCGaccttgaggaagaagaagaaacagaacgGCATTAGGTGCGAGATCAAGAGCTTCGAGAATCCGCACAATTGGACCATCGAGCCGGATACGCCTATTCACGTCTTTCACAACCCTCCAGAAGCTCAGGTGGCAATGGCTTCCGGATCGGCAgtgaagaaagtgaagaaggTCTGCCTCTTCTACTGCGCCGAGACCAAGTCGCTCGCTCAGAAAGTCGCGGCTCAATCTGACGCCATTGAGCTCCGTAGCATCACTTGGAG gAAATTTGATGATGGGTTTCCCAACATATTCATACCCAATGCTCATGGCATTCGAGGACACCATGTGGCCTTTCTGGCCTCGTTTAGCTCCCCATCAGTGATTTTTGAGCAGCTCTCTGTGATCTATGCATTGCCCAAGTTGTTCATCTCCTCATTCACGCTCGTCCTTCCCTTTTTTCCCACTGGGACTTCTGAGCGTATGGAGGATGAGGGAGATGTTGCCACCGCTTTCACACTTGCCAGGGCCTTGTCAAATATACCCATTTCAATGGGAGGGCCCACTAGTTTAGTCATCTATGATATCCATGCCTTGCAG GAGAGATTTTACTTTGGTGATAATATCTTACCATGCTTTGAAAGTGGGATCCCTTTGCTCAAAAGTAGGCTGCAACAGCTCCCTGATTCTGACAAT ATATCCATTGCTTTTCCTGATGACGGTGCATGGAAACGATTTCATAAGCAGCTACAGCATTTCCCAACG ATTGTCTGTGCTAAAGTTCGGGAAGGTGACCAACGAATTGTACGTATTAAGGAGGGAGACGCAAGAGGACGGCATGTTGTGATTGTTGATGATTTGGTTCAATCTGGTGGCACCTTGATCGAATGCCAG AAAGTTTTAGCCGCCCATGGAGCTGCAAAAATCAGTGCTTATGTAACACATGGGATTTTTCCTAATAGATCATGGGAACGCTTTCAAAGAGATAATGGAG GGAAACCTGAGCATGGGCTGACCTACTTCTGGATTACAGACTCATGTCCACTGACAGTGAAAGATGTGATGCACAATCCACCGTTTGAAATTCTCAGCCTTGCTGGTTCTATAGCGGCTACTCTTCAAATATAA
- the LOC18789257 gene encoding proline-rich receptor-like protein kinase PERK2 isoform X2 — protein MDRIKVTSDVPGKKIYASCNNAIGTSIGTIVPNVPCLKAGAEPTTYSPATPPQALPLPPTPLPSLPLPVTPPPSLSMPSIDQPSLPMLAEPSLALILPATPPPAPHLPDTPPASPPVLATPPPSPPMPATPPLALILPATPPPLTATSPPSLPMPATPLPILPPLAPPLPNKPRPTLPLPTTPPLARPLRNRPRPLPLPTMPSPAPPLPFTPLASLVPTLPPPALPATPQMSFKGYSVRPRAPVWY, from the coding sequence ATGGACCGCATCAAAGTTACCTCTGATGTTCCTGGTAAGAAGATTTATGCCTCTTGCAATAATGCTATTGGAACTTCCATTGGCACTATTGTGCCCAATGTACCTTGCCTCAAGGCAGGGGCAGAACCAACTACTTATTCGCCAGCTACGCCTCCACAAGCTCTGCCTTTGCCACCTACGCCTCTGCCATCTCTGCCTTTGCCTGTTACACCTCCGCCATCTCTGTCTATGCCGTCAATAGATCAGCCATCTCTGCCTATGCTGGCTGAGCCTTCATTAGCTCTAATTTTGCCAGCTACACCTCCGCCAGCTCCGCACTTGCCAGATACACCTCCGGCATCTCCGCCTGTGCTGGCTACACCTCCGCCATCTCCACCTATGCCGGCTACGCCTCCTCTAGCTCTAATTTTGCCAGCTACACCTCCGCCATTGACGGCTACGTCTCCGCCATCTTTGCCCATGCCAGCTACGCCTCTACCGATTCTGCCTCCCCTAGCTCCACCTTTGCCAAATAAGCCTCGACCAACTCTGCCTTTGCCAACTACGCCTCCGCTAGCTCGGCCTTTGCGAAATAGGCCTCGGCCTCTACCTTTGCCAACTATGCCTTCCCCGGCTCCACCTCTGCCATTTACACCCTTAGCTTCGCTAGTACCAACTCTGCCTCCCCCAGCTCTGCCAGCAACACCACAAATGTCCTTTAAAGGGTACTCAGTAAGGCCTAGGGCACCGGTGTGGTACTAG